The Leishmania panamensis strain MHOM/PA/94/PSC-1 chromosome 5 sequence genomic sequence caccaccaatCGCTCTTTTCACTACCCCTGGGCGTgtccctttttttgttcgcACCTCACCTTCCTCGGCCTGCTGCTTGCCAGGCTCCATCATCCAGAACAACATAGAAAAGCTCCACAGACAATCCGGAAAACAAGTGGAAACCAAGAGAGCTCAGAAAAAGGTCGGAGAGGGGCCTACACGTTGatttcctctcttctgaGTGTGTAGAGCATGCCGGCACTGGGATGAGTAATGCAACTCTGCCGCATGCCGTTGCCCTCgcgcaggagctggagacgGAGCTCCGGCACCTCGATGCCCTGCAACGACACTATACACAGCTGCTTGTTCATCAGCTGAGTAGCCTTGATTTTCTCGACGGTAGTGACTCTGCCACTACGGTTGCTGCAGGGGAACCTACCATGGTTCACAACGGGGGCTATGTAGCTGCCAAGCCTGAAGTGGTTACTACTCCCTGCATTACACAGccatcagcgctgccgctgccttggAGGCATCAAGCCGACGATGCGGCACGACCTCTACAGCCACCGTATCCGCCCCGCCCTCGCTCTGTGACTGACACCATCAGTGGCCTTTCCTCGTCGCTTCCACAGCCTTTGGCAGCCACCAGcgagccaccaccaccgccaaaACGAAGGGGCCGGAGTACCGCAAAACCAGCGACACCTCGGCGAAAGGCGGACACCACCCGCAGCGCTCTGCCTCGACAACAGCCCCAtgtcgcagccgcaccgcctGTGCCTTCTTCACCGAACGACAAGGCGGCACAACGAGCGCGATGGGCGCTGCGACTCCTTCGCGAGGAACGGGATGCCTACTTCAATGCGAAAGCCCGGCGTgctgaggagctgctgcgcgaagGGCGTGAGGCTGCGCAGAAAAGCCGCGCACGTCGGCAGGCTGAAGCGATACAGTCCCTACCCAAGTCTGGATGACAGGCCCAAGGCtgtgcctccctctcgtTTGCAGTGGTGTGAtatatgtgtatgtgttgcGACCGTatgccccttcccccatggcccaccttcctccttcacccACTCTCGTTGCTTTCCAGCCGGGGCACTACAGTGAGCGCATGGCTCACACATGTCATCGCCGCCATCGTGATGGTGTGtccccacccacgcactcgTTTTCCCTTGCTGCGCCATTATGCGgtacagagagaaaaaggagtcGAAGATTCCGGTATGTGCACGTGGGTGTTCATATAGAAAGTCGAAGACTAGAAGGCGAGAGCATGCGAAGGAAACTGTTGAAGTggtgtcttctctcctcctccccctcccccctccttcacgcATCTCGCCCACTCTCTGTCCCTCATTggcttcccccaccccccacctctccctttcctctccagGTGGTTGTCGAGGTGTCGATGTGCCGGCGTAAGAccaaggaagaggaggactcTCAACGGACACAACTGAGCCCTGCCCAGGCCCGTCTGTGACGGCCaatcacccccccccctcccacctcgTCTCCGACTTGTCGTGGTTTTGCCGATAAGGACGTATGTGCCCTCTATGCCCTTCtcatgcctctctctctgtactgTGAAGTGCTGTATTGCTGCTGTCTGCCCCTCTCACTCGCGTCAGTTtcgtctcccctccccttccctcctttcctttcctttcctttgcttgtCTGATGATCGACCGCCATGATGATGAATGCCATGCGCGCCATGTCGTGAACCAATCAGGTAAGCTCATCACTATCCACTCCTTCACTCTCTTGCCTCATGCATACACCTCGCACCCTTCCCATTTTCGTTTCTacactcctctctcctttaaGTTctcgttgctgttgttgtgttTCTTGACTATTTAGGTGCGACGGCTCGCGTGTTGCCACTGTTAAGGTAAAGTACCcccgccactgccacgcgccctctcttccccttccttcacAGAAGCCATGAAAATCTTTGAGGTGTGGAAGAGGGTGAACCGGTCCATCACCCACCGCCCGCCGGACCACTGGATCGGCTACCTCGTCGCCATCTCAGGGGCTCTGATGCAAATGATGAGCTACGGCATCGACAACAGTTTTTCGATCTTCTCGAACAGTATGCAGAATGACCCGTCTCTGGGCTACCCAAGCGCAACGACCGTCAGCTTCGGTAACTCCGTCTCTCTAGGGCTGTCACCGGTGTTCGGCGTCTTCGCCGGCTTCCTTGTCGATCGCGTGCCGCCGCGAGTTATGATGCTCACCTCTACGGTGATGTTATTCGCTGCATTGTGGCTGAGCTCGTCCTTTGCGAAGAGCTCGCCGGAGGTCACGGCATCCTTCTCGCTGCTCGCTTCCATCTCCTCCGCGTTTATGCTGTcgcctggcgcagcagcaaccggCTCATGGTTCCGGCGTCGGCTCGGTCTTGGACAAGGGATCAATTTCTCCGGCGGCGGCGTAGGCAGCGCCGTTGTTCCGGCGGTGCTCGGCAGTCTCGTGGACGTCTACGGCTGGCGCCACACCTTCCGCCTCATGTCTGCCTTCTGCTCCATCGGACTGGTAGGAACCATCCTctcctgccgccgccacccgaTCGAAGACGACATTGACATAGAGGAGCACGCCCACAGCCACAGCGAGCCAGCGCACACCTCAaaccgccgcggcgacaacctcagcgaggagggggacaaTATTGTGCTCGCTGTAACAGCCGAGACAGATAAAAAAGTTACGTCCTCACAGACGACGCAGATGATCCAGCCCATGAGTGCGGAGGCGGAAAAGGCGGCAAGCCACTGCAACGAGAACATGAGCGAGTTAGTGGAtcgtcaccaccagcagcagcagacccCGCAGAATGGAAAGGAAGCGCTTGGCACCCGGGTCTGCGGGGTAGAAGATCTGATCCAGGATATGCACGTGCGGCGCCTGACCTGGAGAGAGATAATAcgcgtcttcctctctcttcgcttccttACGCACTTCTTCATGTTCGCCATCTACGGGTGGGCCTTCTACGGACTCATCTACATGACCGTCCCCTACGTCTCCTCCATGGGCAGTGCTGGCACGGTGTACGAGAACGTCACCGCCATCAGCACCTCCAAGGCATCGACAGTTTTTACATTTTGGGGTGTGTTTCAGATTATAGGCTCCATCCTGGTAGGCGGCATGGCCTCCTTCACGGATGACGCCCTCGCCTACACgatctgcgccgccgtcggtggTGTGGCAACATCGCTGCTTGTGTTTTGCCGCAGCTACGCAGCCTTTGCCGTGTGCTTGAGTGTTATCGGCTTCTGCACGGCTGGCATCTTTGCCATGATGCCGGCGCTGATCGCCAAGGACTTCCACGGGCCTAATTTGGGCCTCTTCATGGGCAGCGTGTTTGTGGCGGCCTGCCTTGGCGGCTTCTCGGCCCCGCCAATTCAGGCGCAGCTGAATAGTCGCTACCATGGCAACTACTCGTACGGCTGTGTAttcatcagctgctgcatgacGCTTCCGGGAGTACTGTGCTACCTGCTCTTGTGGCCAGAGAAGCAGAGCCGCGTCGGTCGTGTCGTCAAGCGCATGCTGAGGCAGGGGTGAGGCAATGGCCCCACGTggccccaccgcctcccttcGGCCCACTGGTCGCCCTGCTCTCCTTCGTCCGCCATACCACAGCAGAAAGGAATGCCGCCACACTACACACCATCGCAGTTGCTGTCAATGTGAAGCGCCCTGggcttctccccctctccctggtGTAGAATGGGGGGGCTTCCCccttgctgcagccgctgccaggGTGGTGCTTGGCGCCGGTTGTGAATGGCCCTGTCAGTACTCTGCCATCTCACACGCATGGCTGagtcccctccctctcctctccttctccttctcctcctttcccacgTAGCATTCTGGGCTCTAGTCGTTATTGTTGCTGTCGCCACTGTTGTTTGCTGTCCGAGTGTCGTGACGTCTTCTTGTATCACCTCTTTCCTTTAACGCTactccgccccccccccttcttcccctcccttcccacacgctctccttctcgGCCGCCCCCTTCGCGGGCTCCCGGCCGCATCGTcaccagcacacgcacacgcaatGGTGCCcacgggggggggaggggggggagaaatGGACTCGCGTCGCAAAATGACTTTCGGTCTCGTTCCACGTGCacgcgtgtttttttttcttgttttgcCTTCTTCATTGTACTTTGTGGGGTGCGCACTTaacttctctcttctcccttacCTGGCCGCAAACTGGCCACAGACTCCGACCACGCACTCGCAGGAGCGTGTACACATACCCCGCAAAGGGGTGAGATCGTCGGGtatcacacacacgcacacacacacgcacaagcatatatatatatatatatgcttgtgtgtgtgtgtgtatttttTTCCCTACTACTGTTGTTTTCcattttttctcctccccactctcctctcctcatttCGCTCATTGGGGTTTGCCCGCAAACTGCGCAAACCtttgcggaggaggaaacagCAGTAACTCTCGTGCTGTTAATAGTGAGGGAattggggagagaggcgaggggcGAGTAGATTCTgatgtgaggaggaggggggaagaaggggggtaATACTAAGCACGAGAAGCGgaaggagacagagaggtgTGGGGAAGTAAAAGGAGGTTATCCGGGGCGATGCGGCGGACGAGCGCAaatcgcttttttttctttaccGCCCCCGTccctgccctcctctccctcctcacgGCGGTGAatgtggtggggaggggggtaccGCAAATCTGGTACCTCTACACATCCGTGCGTGCATATTGCTGCTTCTCCATGCCgtcactccccccccctctctctgtctgtctgtcttgctgcttctcctcactcgttcggtgtgtatgtgcgtatttgtgtgtgtgggggggggggagggggccaatgtgaatgtgtgtgtgggtaggcGTGGTGAGCACTGCTGTACTGTTTGTTGTGTtgttcacctcctccccccctctcccctttttctttgttcttAACCGACCGCAAATACTCGACCAAAAGAGGATGGGGCACAAACAAcgcgggcacacacacacacacacacatcctcctcccccacacgcacacgcgcagggaCAGACAAACGCGACATGAACTGCCATTGCTGgacccgtgtgtgtgtatgtgtgtgggggaagggagggtgGCGCATGCTGCGTGAGCCTGAGCATGTGTCTATATCGACGTCTCCCTGCGCCCGCATGTCTGTGTCGATGCTCTTTTACTTTGAGGGTGACTGTAGGGGTAatgatagagagagagatcaagcaagagaggaggaggtgggtggATGGACGAggcggggaagagagaggtgcagacGCATACAGGCGCACGCAGATAGCAACACGCCTacgcatatatatatatatatatatgcatgggtgcatgtgtgcgtgggtgtataTCCGCTATTTGTCGTCttgtctgcctctcctttatcctttcctttctcaaCTCTCCTCACCACAGTCATCATGGGCGTCTTTCTCTACCTCTGTGTTTCTCATTTGCTACGACTCTCGCAGCGCATCGTAGCGACGCCCTTCAGTAttcatctccctccccctcttcacgtGCAACCCATATATGAGTAGGTGTATTGATGTGTAAACTCCTGCAtgtacacgtgtgcgtgtatcctcctcctctcccccgcccACTCGTCCCTCTGCGGATATCGTCACTGGTTCCattcgcccccccctctcccaacACTACCGCCCAAGTCTGTTGAGTTGCGAGATGTGCGTACACGACAGAGAAGCGACGACCAAAAGTGAAATAGAGGGAAAAACAGTCGCGTGATGATGCTGCTCGAGTGCAATGGATGAGAAAGGGAAGATCGGTGGGgatagagggggggggcgaggcgccaaggaaggggaggggtcaGTCAGATGCTTTGTTTGCTTATGACTCTCGCCATCATACACGGTTGTCTCTCCATACGCGCAACTACTGCAGtgaacccccccccccggaaAGA encodes the following:
- a CDS encoding hypothetical protein (TriTrypDB/GeneDB-style sysID: LpmP.05.0460); this translates as MSNATLPHAVALAQELETELRHLDALQRHYTQLLVHQLSSLDFLDGSDSATTVAAGEPTMVHNGGYVAAKPEVVTTPCITQPSALPLPWRHQADDAARPLQPPYPPRPRSVTDTISGLSSSLPQPLAATSEPPPPPKRRGRSTAKPATPRRKADTTRSALPRQQPHVAAAPPVPSSPNDKAAQRARWALRLLREERDAYFNAKARRAEELLREGREAAQKSRARRQAEAIQSLPKSG
- a CDS encoding monocarboxylate transporter-like protein (TriTrypDB/GeneDB-style sysID: LpmP.05.0470), which translates into the protein MKIFEVWKRVNRSITHRPPDHWIGYLVAISGALMQMMSYGIDNSFSIFSNSMQNDPSLGYPSATTVSFGNSVSLGLSPVFGVFAGFLVDRVPPRVMMLTSTVMLFAALWLSSSFAKSSPEVTASFSLLASISSAFMLSPGAAATGSWFRRRLGLGQGINFSGGGVGSAVVPAVLGSLVDVYGWRHTFRLMSAFCSIGLVGTILSCRRHPIEDDIDIEEHAHSHSEPAHTSNRRGDNLSEEGDNIVLAVTAETDKKVTSSQTTQMIQPMSAEAEKAASHCNENMSELVDRHHQQQQTPQNGKEALGTRVCGVEDLIQDMHVRRLTWREIIRVFLSLRFLTHFFMFAIYGWAFYGLIYMTVPYVSSMGSAGTVYENVTAISTSKASTVFTFWGVFQIIGSILVGGMASFTDDALAYTICAAVGGVATSLLVFCRSYAAFAVCLSVIGFCTAGIFAMMPALIAKDFHGPNLGLFMGSVFVAACLGGFSAPPIQAQLNSRYHGNYSYGCVFISCCMTLPGVLCYLLLWPEKQSRVGRVVKRMLRQG